ATGACAGCTCAACAGGCAGAAGGGCCAGGGTGTAGCCGTCGGGCTCAGCGGAGAGCAGCTGGGCCAAGCCCACAGCGCCGCTGCCGCCGGTGACGTTCTCCACGTTGACCTTCACGCCCAGATACTTCTCGGCGTTCTCAACCAGCTTTCTGGCAACGGTGTCGGTGCCGCCGCCGGCAGACCAGGGAACGATCATGGTGATGTCGTGATCAAAGGTCACGCCGCCGGCCTCGCCGCTGCCGGACGCGCTTCCGCTGCCGGACGCACTGCCGCTGCCGGAAGCGCTTCCGCCGCTGCTGCCGCAGGCTACCAGAGAGAGGGCCAGGACAAGCGCCATGGCCAGAGACAAAAATTTCTTCATGGTAAATCCTCCATTTTTTAATGTATTTATCAACAGCTCAAAAGAGCATGCCGATCAAAAACCGCCGCCAGATGTGGGTTTCCTCCATCCGCGGAGCGAAGCGGCAGGGCCGCTGTACCAAGGGCTGTCGGTTCTTACAACAAGGGCCCCAGCCGCTCTGTCAATTTTCTGTTTCGCAATCATCGTATTGTACGATGTCGTGCAGTTTATGTTAGATGACTTTATCCGCAATGTCAATCTATTTTGGACAGAAAACTGCCGGCTTTTTGCAATTCCTCCGTTTTGACCAAAAAGCCAGTTAATCTTTTGTTAAATATTTGCGAAAAAAGTTTTGCTATTTTTACGCCTCTTTTTTCGCGTTTTTTCAACAACCGCGAAGAAAAGCTTGACTTTTTTATAAAATGTATTATTGTCTTTTGTATGATGTCGTTTGGATTCGGATTGCCCCGGGGCGGACCGGATCCTTTTGGCATGGGTGCCTTGCGGCGCCATTTGGAATTCATTGATTGGAAGGAGCATTCCTATGATTACAAGCAACGATCCTCTGTTCAGCGTGGAAAATAAGATCTGCATCGTCACCGGCGGCATGGGCCAGTTAGGAGCGCAGTTCAGCAAAGCCCTGTGGGAGCGGGGCGCGCGGGTGGCCGTCTGGGGCCGCCACGTCCCCCAGGAGAAGATTGAGAAGATCTACACCAAGGAGCAGTCCACCTCCGACCGGCTGAAGTTTTTTACCGTGGACATCACAAGCAAGGAGAGCCTCAATAAGGCCCTGGACGAGATGGAGCGCTTCTGGGGCGACGCCCCTGACGTGCTGGTAAACAACGCCGGCATCGACACCCAGCCCTCCGCCCCTCCGGAGGTCTCCGGCCCCTTTGAAAATTTTCCTGAGGAGGTGTTCCGCGAGGTGGTGGATGTGAACCTGGTGGGCACCTTCCTGGCCTGCCAGGCGGTGGGCGCCCGGATGGTGAAGGCCAACAAGGGCGGCTCCATCATCAACATCGGCTCCATCTACGGCATGGTTTCCCCCATTCAGGACATCTATGCCTATAAAAAGGAGCAGACCGGCGTGCCCTTCATCAAGCCCGTGGCCTACTCCGCCGCCAAATCCGGTATCTACAACCTGACCCGCTATCTTGCCACCTATTGGGGCAAGCAGGACATCCGGGTGAACACCCTGACGCCCGCAGGCGTGTGGAGAGACACCCAGGACGCCACCTTCCAGGGCAACTTCTGCGCCAGAATGCCCATGGGCCGCATGTCCCGGGAGGACGAGTACAACGGCGCCATCATCTTCCTGGCCTCCAAGGCGTCCTCCTTCATGACCGGCTCCAATATGATCATCGATGGAGGCTGGACAGCATGGTAAATTCCGCCCACCCCGAACTGCAGAGGATTTTCTCCGCCCTCACCGTGCCCATGCACGATGACGAGTGCGTCAACTATGAGGCCCTTGCCCAGATCGTGGAAGCTCAGATCGCCGACGGCGTGGAAGGCTTTTACTGCTGCGGC
This window of the Dysosmobacter acutus genome carries:
- a CDS encoding SDR family oxidoreductase; protein product: MITSNDPLFSVENKICIVTGGMGQLGAQFSKALWERGARVAVWGRHVPQEKIEKIYTKEQSTSDRLKFFTVDITSKESLNKALDEMERFWGDAPDVLVNNAGIDTQPSAPPEVSGPFENFPEEVFREVVDVNLVGTFLACQAVGARMVKANKGGSIINIGSIYGMVSPIQDIYAYKKEQTGVPFIKPVAYSAAKSGIYNLTRYLATYWGKQDIRVNTLTPAGVWRDTQDATFQGNFCARMPMGRMSREDEYNGAIIFLASKASSFMTGSNMIIDGGWTAW